A window from Micromonospora profundi encodes these proteins:
- the purS gene encoding phosphoribosylformylglycinamidine synthase subunit PurS, with amino-acid sequence MPRVVVDVMLKPEILDPQGQAVANALPRLGVSDVASVRIGRRIEIDFTGEPDLDRAREIADKLLANPVIEDFTVRLVEADETADARS; translated from the coding sequence GTGCCTCGCGTCGTCGTCGACGTCATGCTCAAGCCCGAGATCCTCGATCCGCAGGGCCAGGCCGTCGCAAACGCGCTGCCCCGGCTCGGCGTCAGCGACGTCGCCTCAGTTCGGATCGGCAGGCGGATCGAGATCGACTTCACCGGTGAACCCGACCTGGACCGGGCCCGGGAGATCGCCGACAAGCTGCTCGCCAACCCGGTCATCGAGGACTTCACCGTCCGCCTGGTCGAGGCCGACGAGACCGCGGACGCCCGCTCGTGA
- the purQ gene encoding phosphoribosylformylglycinamidine synthase subunit PurQ, producing MTARVGVVTFPGSLDDGDAARAVRISGAEPVRLWHGDPSLHGVDAVVLPGGFSYGDYLRCGAIARFAPVMETIVDAAQGGLPVLGICNGFQILCEAHLLPGALTRNQHLHFRNRDQILRIESVGTAWTNAFQPGQEVLIPVKNGEGCYVADTATLDQLEAEGRVVARYIGGNPNGSQRDIAAITNAAGNVVGIMPHPEHAVEALTGPSLDGLGFFTSVLKHLVGAPA from the coding sequence GTGACCGCCCGGGTCGGTGTCGTCACCTTCCCCGGCTCACTCGACGACGGGGACGCGGCCCGTGCCGTCCGGATCTCCGGCGCCGAGCCGGTCCGGCTCTGGCACGGTGACCCGAGCCTGCACGGGGTGGACGCCGTAGTGCTCCCCGGCGGCTTCTCCTACGGCGACTACCTGCGCTGCGGCGCCATCGCCCGGTTCGCACCGGTGATGGAGACGATCGTGGACGCCGCCCAGGGTGGCCTGCCGGTGCTCGGCATCTGCAACGGCTTCCAGATCCTCTGCGAGGCGCACCTGCTGCCCGGTGCGCTCACCCGCAACCAACACCTGCACTTCCGTAACCGGGACCAGATCCTGCGCATCGAGTCGGTCGGCACCGCCTGGACCAACGCGTTCCAGCCCGGCCAGGAGGTGCTCATCCCGGTGAAGAACGGCGAGGGCTGCTACGTCGCCGACACCGCGACCCTGGACCAGCTCGAAGCCGAAGGCCGGGTGGTCGCCCGCTACATCGGCGGCAACCCCAACGGCTCGCAGCGTGACATCGCCGCGATCACCAACGCCGCCGGCAACGTGGTCGGCATCATGCCGCACCCCGAGCACGCCGTGGAGGCGCTCACCGGCCCCT
- a CDS encoding S1 family peptidase produces the protein MRIRPLLAMLGVALAGALGSASGAVAAPAGPQPIIGGNTVSSAPWAAAVLSNGSFTCSGSVIAPQWVLTARHCISGTMSVRVGSVYRASGGVTRTVSATYTRNDLALMRLSSTVSTSTVSLASSNPPIGSTNSIYGWGMTCYSGCSASSQLKTATVRVTSNSATDAYGGQAIRSSRISGNAWRGDSGGPQFYNGQQVGVASTADGSSIQNYGSVAYNRAWITSTAGV, from the coding sequence ATGCGCATCCGTCCCCTGCTCGCCATGCTCGGCGTCGCGCTCGCCGGCGCCCTCGGCAGCGCCTCCGGCGCGGTCGCCGCCCCGGCCGGCCCTCAGCCCATCATCGGCGGCAACACCGTCTCGTCCGCGCCCTGGGCCGCCGCGGTGCTCAGCAACGGCTCGTTCACCTGCTCCGGCAGCGTGATCGCACCGCAGTGGGTGCTCACCGCCCGACACTGCATCAGCGGCACCATGTCGGTACGGGTCGGCAGCGTCTACCGGGCCTCCGGCGGCGTCACCCGCACGGTCAGCGCCACCTACACCCGCAACGACCTGGCCCTCATGCGGCTCTCCAGCACCGTCAGCACCTCGACGGTGAGCCTCGCCAGCAGCAACCCGCCGATCGGCTCCACCAACTCGATCTACGGCTGGGGCATGACCTGCTACAGCGGCTGCTCCGCGTCCAGCCAACTCAAGACCGCCACCGTCCGGGTCACCAGCAACAGCGCCACCGACGCGTACGGCGGGCAGGCCATCCGCAGCAGCCGGATCAGCGGGAACGCCTGGCGGGGAGACTCGGGCGGTCCGCAGTTCTACAACGGCCAGCAGGTCGGAGTGGCCTCCACGGCCGACGGCTCCAGCATCCAGAACTACGGCAGTGTCGCGTACAACAGGGCCTGGATCACCTCGACGGCCGGTGTCTGA